Proteins encoded together in one Terriglobus saanensis SP1PR4 window:
- a CDS encoding RrF2 family transcriptional regulator, with product MLRLTKKADYGLMALKYLAEQAVAAAEHPESVPAHAQSAKDIAEAYHIPPQLLAKILQTLARAGILVSHAGTNGGYSLARSATEITAFEVIRAIDGPLFITSCITIHGTCDLAGHCTIKEPLRKVNDSIKDLLSGIRISDLVDPADAHQDAHAAVAGGLVSIGL from the coding sequence ATGCTCAGGCTCACGAAAAAAGCCGATTATGGCCTGATGGCCCTCAAGTACCTCGCCGAGCAGGCTGTTGCTGCCGCTGAGCATCCGGAGTCCGTTCCGGCCCACGCCCAGTCGGCCAAGGACATTGCTGAGGCATACCATATTCCTCCGCAGCTTCTGGCCAAGATCCTGCAGACCCTGGCTCGCGCCGGAATTCTAGTTTCGCATGCCGGTACAAATGGCGGATATTCCCTCGCGCGCTCCGCGACGGAGATTACTGCTTTTGAGGTGATTCGCGCGATCGATGGGCCTCTCTTTATTACAAGTTGCATTACGATCCACGGAACCTGCGACCTTGCGGGTCATTGCACCATCAAAGAACCCCTGCGCAAGGTGAATGACAGCATTAAAGACCTGCTCAGCGGTATTCGGATCTCTGACCTCGTAGACCCTGCCGATGCGCACCAGGATGCGCACGCGGCCGTCGCTGGCGGACTCGTTTCCATCGGCCTCTAA
- a CDS encoding methyltransferase has protein sequence MARTDSIYTPRVLANRMAKACDGQPSIVADFTAGSGELLRAAMKLWPEATFIGTDISSVAVSALERAQGIDQTGTCDFLSATSRAKCKALDTVKNRIDLVLLNPPFSCRGGTRQSIRTLHFAVTCSVSMAFVLEAFEYLRIGGELVALLPAGSLTSQKDREAWAQLRRRANINILSRYGSRTFGAWAPSTVLLRVVKEGSAKKLTHAESASLALNPRHAAKVLVKRGCLQMHRLEEGKLQLAHSTDLRNYGIEDSGRRVQSTTSTVSGWFVALCRVGSPRKDKIAIHYALNPMALSDCIIAICCENQTTAKRLHRKLIAHWGKISNLYSGTGAKYITLSNLLQLLATIGYSPGIASRDCDLHGLTSQSISRTMEGIRPS, from the coding sequence ATGGCGAGAACCGACTCAATCTACACGCCAAGAGTTCTTGCCAACAGAATGGCTAAGGCGTGCGACGGCCAACCCTCGATAGTGGCAGACTTCACTGCCGGGAGTGGAGAACTGCTTCGCGCCGCTATGAAACTTTGGCCGGAAGCTACTTTTATAGGAACGGACATATCCAGCGTAGCCGTGTCTGCGCTAGAGAGAGCGCAGGGGATCGATCAAACGGGAACGTGCGACTTCTTATCTGCAACTTCTAGAGCCAAATGCAAAGCTCTAGACACTGTGAAAAATAGGATCGACCTTGTACTTCTCAACCCTCCCTTCAGTTGTAGAGGAGGCACAAGACAATCTATTCGTACCCTCCACTTCGCCGTCACCTGTAGCGTCTCGATGGCTTTCGTCCTCGAGGCTTTCGAGTATCTTCGAATTGGGGGGGAGTTGGTAGCACTGCTACCAGCAGGTTCACTCACTTCACAAAAAGATCGTGAAGCATGGGCTCAATTACGGCGTCGTGCAAACATCAATATTCTCAGTCGATATGGAAGCAGAACCTTTGGAGCGTGGGCGCCAAGTACAGTGCTCCTCCGCGTGGTAAAGGAAGGCAGCGCCAAGAAATTAACTCACGCAGAATCAGCAAGTTTAGCCTTGAACCCCCGCCATGCGGCCAAAGTACTCGTAAAGCGCGGGTGCCTTCAAATGCATAGGCTTGAAGAAGGAAAATTGCAGTTGGCGCACAGTACCGACCTCAGGAACTATGGCATTGAAGATAGCGGGCGAAGGGTGCAATCCACAACCTCAACGGTTTCCGGATGGTTTGTTGCCCTCTGTCGAGTTGGAAGTCCTCGCAAAGATAAAATTGCAATTCATTATGCGCTTAATCCGATGGCACTTTCAGATTGCATCATCGCGATCTGTTGCGAGAATCAAACGACAGCAAAGAGACTCCATCGAAAACTGATCGCCCACTGGGGAAAAATATCTAATCTCTATTCCGGAACGGGTGCTAAATACATCACGCTCTCAAACCTTCTACAGCTCTTAGCCACAATCGGATATTCTCCCGGAATTGCATCGAGAGACTGCGATCTTCATGGGCTGACTTCTCAGAGCATTTCGAGAACGATGGAAGGCATAAGGCCCTCATGA
- a CDS encoding recombinase family protein, giving the protein MTKTHRGKDIGYVRVSSAEQNEARQLEGLGLDRTFTDKLSGKDMNRPQLSAALEYLRDGDTLFVHSMDRLARNLDDLRKIVLGLTERGVHVSFVKEGLLFTGEDSPMSNLLLSVMGAFAEFERSLIRERQREGIAAAKKAGVYKGRRPKLNEAMVIDLKRRAANGEKRAMLAREFKISRETLYTYLEKPTLTA; this is encoded by the coding sequence GTGACGAAGACACATAGAGGCAAGGACATTGGCTATGTTCGCGTTTCGAGCGCGGAGCAAAACGAGGCACGGCAGCTGGAGGGGTTAGGCCTGGACAGAACTTTCACTGACAAACTGAGCGGGAAAGACATGAATCGGCCTCAGCTTTCCGCCGCCCTTGAATACCTACGGGATGGGGATACGCTTTTCGTCCACAGCATGGACCGTCTCGCACGCAATCTGGACGATCTACGAAAGATCGTCTTAGGGCTCACGGAGCGTGGGGTGCATGTGTCCTTCGTAAAGGAAGGCTTGCTCTTTACCGGAGAAGACTCGCCGATGAGCAATCTCTTGTTGAGCGTTATGGGCGCATTCGCGGAGTTTGAACGCTCCCTGATCCGAGAGCGTCAAAGGGAGGGTATTGCAGCGGCGAAGAAGGCAGGTGTCTACAAGGGCCGGAGGCCTAAACTCAACGAGGCAATGGTAATTGATCTGAAGCGCAGAGCAGCGAATGGAGAGAAACGCGCGATGCTCGCCCGTGAGTTCAAGATCAGTCGCGAAACGCTCTACACCTATCTAGAGAAGCCCACTCTCACTGCTTAG
- a CDS encoding helix-turn-helix domain-containing protein, protein MNETSGQNNASNSPLEGLQTAPEIAALLRIHPVTLLRWAREGRIPHRRLGSRKIVFIPAEIADWLRSGAKLYTVSAVRAASTKESEAA, encoded by the coding sequence ATGAACGAAACATCCGGTCAAAACAACGCCAGCAATTCACCACTTGAGGGGCTGCAAACTGCTCCTGAAATAGCAGCTCTTTTACGTATTCATCCCGTAACCCTGTTGCGATGGGCTCGAGAAGGCCGCATCCCGCATCGTCGACTTGGCTCCCGCAAGATCGTCTTCATCCCTGCCGAAATCGCTGATTGGCTCCGGTCTGGAGCGAAGCTTTACACTGTATCTGCCGTTCGTGCCGCCTCAACCAAAGAAAGTGAGGCAGCATGA
- a CDS encoding helix-turn-helix domain-containing protein gives MAQQPKRGEARAIRSPEEAFGASLRVLREQVSISQETLAAEGGYHRTYIGQLERGEKSPSLRTIFALAQVLKVQPSDLLRSTELALDQR, from the coding sequence ATGGCACAACAGCCAAAGCGGGGAGAAGCCCGGGCAATTAGAAGCCCGGAGGAGGCGTTCGGTGCCTCCCTTCGCGTGCTCCGAGAGCAAGTCTCGATCTCTCAGGAAACTTTGGCCGCCGAGGGCGGATATCACCGTACGTACATCGGTCAGCTAGAGCGCGGAGAGAAGAGCCCTTCACTTCGGACAATTTTCGCTTTAGCTCAAGTTCTCAAAGTGCAACCTTCAGATCTTCTCAGGTCGACGGAGCTCGCACTCGATCAGCGCTAG
- a CDS encoding CDP-alcohol phosphatidyltransferase family protein: MSFLQQLRAAPNLLTLMRLFIIPFTVIEILDHKYGVALALFVAAGISDALDGRIARWLGQSTRLGQYLDPIADKLLLSTLFLTITHMALVPRYVTVLVFSRDFGILLISTLLYATNTLRDFRPSLLGKLNTFAQIITVLVVLCEQVWPHILPRQVDYVLAVSIAWLAPLSAAQYAWIVTRRISERSSSVLA, from the coding sequence ATGTCTTTTCTGCAACAGCTTCGCGCCGCGCCCAATCTGCTTACGCTGATGCGGCTCTTCATCATTCCGTTTACGGTCATCGAGATTCTTGACCATAAATATGGTGTGGCCCTCGCGCTCTTCGTTGCGGCCGGTATCTCCGACGCGCTGGACGGGCGCATTGCGCGTTGGCTCGGACAGAGCACGCGGCTCGGGCAGTACCTCGACCCCATCGCGGACAAGCTGCTGCTCTCTACCCTTTTCCTTACCATCACGCATATGGCGCTGGTGCCGCGCTATGTGACGGTTCTCGTCTTTTCGCGCGATTTCGGTATTCTGCTTATTTCCACGCTGCTCTACGCCACGAACACCCTGCGCGACTTTCGACCCAGTCTGCTGGGCAAGCTCAATACGTTCGCGCAGATCATTACTGTCCTCGTCGTCCTCTGTGAACAGGTTTGGCCGCATATTCTGCCGCGCCAGGTGGATTACGTGCTGGCCGTCTCCATCGCCTGGCTGGCCCCCTTATCTGCGGCTCAGTATGCCTGGATCGTGACGCGGCGAATCAGCGAACGGAGCAGTTCCGTTCTGGCGTAG
- a CDS encoding phosphoribosyltransferase-like protein, translating to MEYAVHLLNSFMYFHSNLVQEMFASSVQALSRGIAKNSGSFITAASAWSTFFDSAIIVPVAGENYNPSDSGYYFARSARQHLGFREDQIMSPSDALAAISSNLRPIIFVDDFVGTGNQFVGTWYRDFEISGGSKTSFSKIAGVRGTRFFYCPVICTQSGHDEITLQCPSVTLSPAHILSERYSALHPDSLIWPDRLRPGAIPFLEAASKRAGIPDTGGSSPDDWRGYEAKGLAIAIHETIPDATLCLLRWKHNGWHPLMVKS from the coding sequence ATGGAGTACGCAGTCCATTTATTGAATTCGTTTATGTATTTCCACTCGAATCTCGTGCAAGAGATGTTCGCGTCCAGCGTGCAGGCACTGAGTCGAGGCATCGCTAAGAATAGTGGATCATTTATAACTGCTGCTTCAGCGTGGTCGACGTTCTTCGATAGCGCAATTATCGTTCCGGTCGCTGGAGAAAACTATAACCCCAGCGATAGTGGCTACTATTTCGCTCGCAGTGCTCGCCAACATCTCGGATTTCGAGAAGATCAAATCATGTCTCCCTCCGATGCGCTGGCTGCAATTTCGTCCAATTTGAGACCTATAATTTTTGTGGACGATTTTGTCGGGACTGGAAATCAATTTGTTGGAACTTGGTACCGCGATTTCGAAATTTCTGGGGGTTCCAAAACCTCGTTCTCTAAAATCGCTGGCGTGCGGGGTACCCGTTTTTTCTACTGTCCGGTGATCTGCACTCAATCCGGGCATGACGAGATCACGCTGCAATGTCCTTCTGTAACTCTCAGTCCAGCCCATATTCTTAGCGAAAGATATAGCGCGCTGCACCCCGATTCGCTCATCTGGCCTGATCGTCTGAGACCTGGCGCAATTCCGTTTCTTGAAGCGGCAAGCAAGAGAGCTGGTATACCAGACACGGGTGGCTCAAGCCCCGATGACTGGAGAGGCTATGAGGCCAAAGGTCTTGCGATTGCGATTCACGAGACAATTCCGGATGCGACACTCTGCCTTCTGCGCTGGAAACATAATGGGTGGCATCCTCTGATGGTGAAATCATGA
- a CDS encoding tyrosine-type recombinase/integrase: MNHTRARYQQGSLTREKRQNGSDVWVYRWRENGSSGQRINRKRIVGTVADLRSKAAAQKLVEGLRLDINAIVQTAPHSYTVAELITHYLETELAEKANKTALTRKVYRYHLEKIILPVWGKYRLQDVRTVAIERWLESRPGAPSSKAKTRNIFSTLFRHGMRYEWVFSNPIELVRQGAKRLVEPDILTEAEIRTLIEGLDEPARTMVLVAAVTGLRRGELFGLRWQDVDFQGLTIRIACSLVDQVEGAPKTVTSRTSIPLSPELARALGEWKRTTHFTGESDWVFSSPASLGKQPYWPGMILRRHIAPAAQRLGINKKIGWHTFRRTTATLLFSAGASVKTTQELMRHASPSITLGLYAQAVTEDKRAAHNALSKAIAGMTDMGGETTVSAYVP; encoded by the coding sequence ATGAATCACACCAGAGCGCGCTATCAGCAAGGATCTTTGACAAGAGAAAAACGTCAGAACGGATCGGATGTATGGGTCTATCGTTGGCGGGAAAACGGCAGCAGCGGTCAACGGATCAATCGAAAGAGAATCGTCGGAACAGTCGCCGATCTCCGGAGCAAGGCCGCTGCACAAAAGCTCGTAGAGGGCTTACGGCTAGACATTAATGCGATAGTTCAAACGGCTCCGCACAGCTATACGGTGGCCGAACTGATCACACATTATCTTGAAACAGAACTAGCGGAGAAGGCTAACAAAACTGCCCTAACCCGCAAGGTTTATCGTTATCATCTGGAAAAGATCATCCTTCCAGTGTGGGGCAAATACCGTTTGCAGGATGTGCGGACGGTAGCAATTGAGAGATGGCTTGAAAGTCGGCCTGGAGCCCCATCAAGCAAAGCCAAGACTCGGAATATCTTTTCGACTCTGTTTCGCCACGGCATGCGGTACGAATGGGTCTTCTCTAACCCTATCGAACTGGTGCGGCAAGGTGCTAAGCGTCTCGTAGAGCCTGACATATTGACCGAAGCTGAGATTCGGACTTTGATTGAAGGTCTCGATGAACCAGCACGGACGATGGTGCTAGTCGCTGCTGTCACAGGTTTGCGGCGCGGTGAGCTCTTCGGTTTGAGGTGGCAGGATGTCGATTTTCAAGGCCTCACCATTCGAATCGCTTGCAGCTTGGTTGACCAAGTAGAAGGCGCACCAAAAACGGTTACGTCTAGGACGTCGATTCCTCTGTCACCGGAACTTGCTCGCGCTTTAGGCGAATGGAAACGGACAACCCACTTTACTGGGGAGTCGGACTGGGTTTTCTCCAGTCCTGCTTCGCTCGGTAAACAACCATACTGGCCGGGGATGATCCTTCGACGGCATATCGCTCCAGCAGCTCAAAGGCTCGGTATCAACAAGAAGATAGGCTGGCACACGTTTCGACGTACGACAGCGACGTTGCTGTTTTCAGCAGGAGCCAGCGTCAAGACAACGCAGGAACTCATGCGTCATGCTTCACCCTCAATAACTCTTGGCCTGTATGCGCAAGCAGTCACAGAAGACAAGCGAGCAGCGCACAACGCACTCTCGAAAGCTATTGCAGGGATGACTGATATGGGCGGAGAGACAACAGTCTCCGCCTATGTTCCTTAG